The Buchnera aphidicola (Chaitophorus populicola) nucleotide sequence AACCTATAGAATGTATTAATGTTCATGCTACTTCTACAAAAATTGGTGATATTAAAGAAATTAATGCGATAACTAAAGTTTTTATGAAAAATAAATATATGCCATATATTTCTTCTACAAAATCTATGACAGGACATTCTTTAGGTGCATCAGGAGTACATGAAATAATTTTTCTTTTATTAATGTTAGAAAATAATTTTATAGCTCCGAGTATTAATATTGAAATGTTAGATCCAAAAATTAAATATACGAAAATTATTACTTATTATAAAAAAATTAAATTAAATATAGTTATGTCAAATAGCTTTGGTTTTGGTGGAGTAAATACTGTTATAATATTCAAAAAATTTTATAAATGAAGATATTTATAAATATATTTTTTAAATAATATTTTTATATAAATATTACTTTATGTATTCAAAACAAAATGGTGATTTTAAATGAATCAATTAGAACAATTAAAAAAATACACTAAAGTTGTTATAGATAGTGGAGATATTGAAAATATTACACATTATACACCATATGATGCAACTACTAATCCTTCTTTAGTGTTAAAAGCTATACAGATGAAAAAATATGAATATTTATTACAAAAATCTATTAATTATGCAAAAAAAAAAGGTGGATTAAAAAATCAAATAGTGACTAATGCTACTGATAAAATTATTGTAAGTATTGGTGCAGAAATTTTAAAAAAAATTCCTGGTGTTGTATCTAGTGAAGTAGATTCACGGTTGTCTTTTAATACAGAAAAAAGTATAAAAAAAGCAAAAAAACTTATTTCGCTTTATGAAGTAGAGTTTGGCATTGATCGATCTAGAATTTTAATTAAATTAGCGTCAACATGGGAATGTATACAAGCTGCAAAAAAATTAGAACAAGAAGGAATTCATTGTAATTTAACTTTATTGTTTTCTTTTGCACAAGCACGTGCATGTGCAGAATCTAAAGTTTTTTTAATTTCACCTTTTGTTGGAAGAATTTCTGATTGGTATTCTATAAATTACTCTAGTAATAAATATCGCTCATCTTTAGATCCAGGTGTACAATCTGTAAAAAAAATTTATGAATATTATAAAAAACATGATTATAAAACTATTATTATGGGTGCTAGTTTTAGAAATATAAAACAAGTATTATCTTTATCTGGATGTGATTGTTTAACTATATCTCCAGAATTATTATCAATTTTACAAGCTAAAAATAAATTAATTACAAAAAAATTATTTATTCCTAAGAAAATTTATGCTAAACCTATTAAGAAATTATCTCATTCTGAG carries:
- the tal gene encoding transaldolase, whose amino-acid sequence is MNQLEQLKKYTKVVIDSGDIENITHYTPYDATTNPSLVLKAIQMKKYEYLLQKSINYAKKKGGLKNQIVTNATDKIIVSIGAEILKKIPGVVSSEVDSRLSFNTEKSIKKAKKLISLYEVEFGIDRSRILIKLASTWECIQAAKKLEQEGIHCNLTLLFSFAQARACAESKVFLISPFVGRISDWYSINYSSNKYRSSLDPGVQSVKKIYEYYKKHDYKTIIMGASFRNIKQVLSLSGCDCLTISPELLSILQAKNKLITKKLFIPKKIYAKPIKKLSHSEFLWLHNQDPMAVEKLSQGIRQFGTDQYLLEEIVTKNM